The genomic segment ATTACCCAAATTGTTTTCGATGAGACGAATAAAGAGCTGCATGAGATGGCCGAAGACCTCCGTTCGGAATATGTTATTGGGGTGAAAGGAAAAGTGATAGAACGGGATGAAGAAACCATCAATCCCGATATGTCAACCGGCAAGATAGAGGTGGAAGTGAGCAACCTGATTGTCTATTCAGAAGCGGAAACTCCACCATTTGAAATTAAAGATGGAATTGCTACCAATGAGGAAACGCGTCTGAAATATCGCTACCTGGATATCCGGAGGCAGGAGATTCAGGATAAGCTGATGTTGAGATCAGACGTGGCTCACACGGTTCGAAATTTTTACCACGACAAGAAATTTGCAGAAGTTGAAACACCCGTTTTAATGCGTTCAACACCGGAAGGAGCGCGCGATTATTTGGTGCCCAGCCGGGTGAATCCGGGGCGATTTTTTGCGCTCCCGCAGAGTCCGCAAACCTACAAGCAGTTGTTGATGGTGTCCGGGATGGACCGTTATTTCCAGATTGTAAAATGTTTCAGGGATGAGGATTTGAGAGCCGACCGCCAGCCGGAGTTCACGCAGATTGATGTAGAGATGTCGTTCGTGGATGAAGAGAATATTTTTAAAGTACATGAAGAGTTGATGGCAAAACTCTGGAAAGAGCACCTGGATGTTGAGATTGAAACCCCGTTCCAGAGAATGCCTTACGAGGTAGCTCTCCATACATACGGATCTGACAAACCGGATCTTCGGTTTGGATTGGAAATCAACGACATTTCGGATGATGTGAAAGATTGTGAGTTCAAGATTTTTAAGTCCATTGTGAAGAAAGGTGGCCACGTGGTTTCTATTACAGTTCCGGGTGAAGGAAATATGGGGCGTGGTGCATTGGATCGCCTGACAGAACGTGTGCAATCACAAACCGGCGCGGCCGGAATGGTATTTATGAAACTGCAAGATGGTGAAATTAATTGCAGCGTCGGTAAGTTTCTGGATGATGAGACCATGAAAAATATGGTAGAAACATCCGGTGCCAATGACGGTGATTTGGTTCTGATTCTTGCCGGTCCGTCACCTGATGTGTTCAAACAGATGGGCACCCTTCGGTTGATGGTTGCCAAAGATTTTGATCTGATCCGAACGGATCAAACCAAATTTTTATGGGTGACGGATTTTCCGCTCCTTGAATGGTCGAAAGAGGATTTGCGATATCACTCGCTTCATCACCCGTTTACAGCTCCTAAGCCGGAAGATATTGAACTGTTGGATGAGGATCCGGCTCAGGTGAAATCCAGGGCGTATGATTTAGTACTGAACGGAAATGAGCTTGGCGGGGGTTCTATTCGTATCCATGACTCCGAACTACAGCAAAAAGTATTTAATGTACTCGGAATTGATGATGATGAAGCTGAAGAGAAATTCGGATTCCTGATGGATGCATTTAAATATGGAGCACCGCCGCACGGTGGAATTGCGTTTGGATTGGATCGGATGATTATGCTGATGGCCGGTGCACAAAGCCTGCGGGATGTAATTGCATTTCCGAAGAACCAGCGAGCGCAAAGCCTGATGGACAATTCACCGGGCGAGGTGGATGAAGAGCAACTTCGTGAGCTTCATATTTCATTGAGAAATACGGTAGATAAGTAACACGGGTTGCTGAGCAGCGGGGCACAAGCGAGGACGCTTGCGCCATCTGTAATAGAATACTTCACTTAAATTTTACAAATTTTGAAAACTGCGGGAATAGACGGCTGTGCAGCCGGTTGGATCTTAATAACATTTGATGAGGGCGATGCTTCCTACGAAGTGCTTCGAAACGATGATGATCTGGAAGATGCCTTTCACAGGTTCGATCGTATTCTGATTGATATGCCGATAGGCCTGGAAGATGAAAATTATACGCGCGAATGTGATGCTCTTCTTCGAAAAGAGTTGGGTGCTGAGTATGCATCAAGCGTGTTTAGCCCGCCCATTCGGCCGGCTCTGAATGCTCCATCGTATGTGGAAGCAAATATGCAAAGTTACGAATTCACCGAAAAAAAGCTGACGCTGCAGGCCTGGAATATCACACCTAAAATAAAGACTGTTGATCAGTTTTTAACGGATCAACCGGAACTACAGGAAAAGGTTTTTGAAAGTCACCCGGAACTGATTTTTAGAAATCTGAATGGAGGCAAGATTTTTCAGAAAAAGAATACCAAAAAGGGATTACGCCACCGGCTTTCTCTGGTGAGCGACCGCGAAGAGATTGCCAAAGATTTTTTCCGGGATATTAAAGAGGAGTTCCGGCGAAATGAGGTGGATGAGGATGATATTGTGGATTCCATGGCGCTGGCACTTGCGGCTAAACAATCCGTTGAAAAAGGTCTAAAGACGCTTCCGGAAGAACCTGAAAAAGACTCAAGCGGCTTGGTGAAGGCGATTCATTACGTTTGATTTATACATATCCGTCTGACCGCTTGGAGCGGTCTGACGGATGGATCTTGCCTGAAATTGTGCCAGTCAGTCATCGGATGAGTGTTACAAGTTTGAATGAAATTTTTTGCAAAAAACTCATACGATGACCCTCCATTTTCCTTAACTCTTATCTAAAATCTTCTTGTACTTCACACCTGCTTTGTGAACGCGATTAAGCCCGTTAAACGCCGCAATTTTGTATGCTTCGGAGTAAGTTGGATAATTTAACACTCGTTCAATAAAGTATTTGATGTTTCCGTTTTGCGACATAATACTTTGGCCTAAGTGGATCATATCAGTTGCATGCTCGCCATAAATATGCACTCCGAGAAGTTTGAGATTATCCGTTCGGAATACGAGCTTCAAAACTCCTTCTGTTTCATGATTCAGATCAGCCCTGGTTAGATTAGAATAGTATGCCCGCCCGACTGTTACGTCGATATTTAATTCCTCTGCTTGTTGCTCAGTTAACCCAATACCAGAAATTTCAGGGATGGAATAGATGCCATATGGCATACTTGTATCACTCATCTCAGCTATAGCTTTGTCTCCAAACATCTCACAAGAAGCGAGGCGTCCCTGGAGAAAGGAAGCTGAGGCAAGAGCAGGATATCCAATAACATCGCCTGCAGCATAAATGTTAGAGACATTTGTACGGTATTGACCATCTACTTTTATATATCCTTCTGCATCTCGTTCTACACCAAGTTTGTCGAGTCCAAGATTATCGGTGTTTGGAATTTTACCGCCAATATACATTACGTGGTCGGTTTCTACTACTTGTAACCGATTGTCATTAGCTGTTTTGAACAGCACTTCATCGCAAGTTCTCAGGTCATTACTCGATATATTTTCGATCGAGATGTTGTTGAAGATCTGGATATTCTTTTTCCGAATGGATTTAAATAATGCAGCTTTAAGCTCTTGATCCAGAAACGGTAAAATTTCATCAAGATCACTCAAAATAGAAACACGTGTTCCAAGAGCTGCAAAAATGGTTGCATACTCAAATGCTATAATTCCGCTTCCAACAATCACCAACCGGCGGGGAATGTGTGTAATATCGAGAATAGAGCCGGAGTCAAGAACTTTAGCTTGATCTATATTCACATTTTGCGGGGCAGATGGCCGGCTCCCGGTAGATATTAAAATATTTTTTCCCTTATAGGTCTCTTTATTTCCAGTCTCTTTAACTACTTCAACTGTGTTAGAATCAATAATTTTACCCCATCCGGTGGCGGTGTCCACTTCGTTTTTTACAATATCTTCCCTCACCTTCTTGTTTTTACTTTCAAGAATGGGGCGTTTGTAATCCATTATATCTTCCATTCTAAATCGCTCATAGGGTTTTCTGCCCCGTTCATCACCAAATTGCGAGTGGAAAGACTGGATTAGCTTGGCGGCTGCGCGAAGTGCTTTACTGGGAACAGTTCCCTTATTAATCCAGGAACCCCCAAGATTGGATTCATTGGCCTCAACAATCAATACTTTTTTATCGAATTTTGTGCTTTGCATTGCACAAGAGAAACCGGCAGGTCCGCTGCCAATAATGATTACATCGTAATCGTACTTCATAAATTTATCTGTGTTAATATTCTAAAGCTAAAGATAGAAGAATTATGAGAGCATTTCTCCTGAAGTTTAAAGAATATCTGAAGCAGCTAAAAAAAATGGAACGTTTTTGACTGATATCTATATTATTGCTAATGTAACGAAGAACAGATAACGTATTGAAGTTAAATACGTTAGAGAAATAAATATTAATATAAAATCAAAGACAATATAATGGCTTACGAACTTCCTGAATTACCATATGAACATGATGCTCTTGAACCCAGCATTGATAAAAGAACGATGGAGATTCATCACGGAAAGCATCATCAGGGATATACAAATAAAGTGAATACTGCTCTTGAAGGGCATCCATTTGCTGACCTTCCAATAGAAGAAGTATTGACGAGAATAGAAGAAGTTCCTGAAAATATCCGCCAGGCAGTAATTAATAATGGCGGCGGTTATGCAAACCATAAACTGTTTTGGACCGTGTTATCACCCAATGGAGGTGGAGAACCGTCCGGAGACCTTGCTGAAGCGATCAACAATAAGTACGACAGCTTCGATAAATTCAAGGAAAAATTTTCATCCACCGCAGCCGGACAGTTTGGATCCGGATGGGGATGGTTGTGTGTCGATGATTCCGGTGACTTAAAAGTGATTTCAACTGCCAACCAGGATAGTCCATACATGCACGGATTAACTCCAATTTTTGGCGTTGATGTCTGGGAACACGCTTACTACCTGCACTACCAAAACCGACGTCCCGACTATTTAAGCGCAATTTGGGATGTTGTAAATTGGGATCAGGTAGAAGAGAATTACAAGAATGCTAAGTAACTAAAGAGTACATTTAGCTAAAATACTTGTAAGGGTGCCTCAGATGATGGGGCACCTTTTTTTATTTCACATTAATGATAAACCAATCTTCTCCCTGCCCAAGGTTTCGGCTGATGGCATACCGCATGTTTGCCTCACGTCTGCTGCGGTTGCTAAAATTATCTCTTTGCCTGTTTGATACGGAAGAAGCTTCTTCTCTGAAATTGAAATCAGGCGGTTCAATAGAAAATCCAAGCCAAATATCTTCTGCCGAGAGATCAAAAAGCGGAGTTTCGCCAAGTGGTACTTTCATTTCTATTGAGATGTAACGCCGGTCTTGGTTGGCGGCAATTTCAATTCCATCCACTTCTAATTGCGATTTGTCAATAAATCCGTATTCGGCATTGTTTGTACCTTGTGGTCGTTCAACAATTAAAACAGATGAATACATGTCTTCCTGTAAATCTTCAAGAAGCTTCCGGTTTGCAGGTTTGTTAGACCACTCCATATCTGTTGTAAATGAATCAAACGAGTTCGGGTACTGTCTCAATAAGTTGTATGATCCGGGGGGATAAGCAACTCCTGTACGCTTCCTGTTTTCTTCTGATGAACCTAAGTAAACAATTATACCGGATTTTAAAATGCCGCTGTGTTTTACTATTCCTTTTACATCAACAAACAGATAGAGATTGTTATCGTGTGTGGTAGCATAGTAATCTACCTCTGATGTGGATTTTAGTAATGTTTCATTTGTATTCCAGTTTGTTAAGTTTCCGTCAACTTCAATAGTCTGATCTCCCTGGTAAACGGACAACTTTTCGGGGCCTGAACAGCTGATGAAAACAATAAGGCAGAAGAATAAAAAATATAGATTGATTCGCATGAATTGGCTGTGATTTTATATGATAGAAACTGATTGAAGGATAATGAGTCAAACCTTAAAATAGAAATTCTTTTGTTAATCGGTTTTATTGAAGTGATGTATAGAAAAAGTAGAAGACATGCAGGTAAGAAATGTGTTGAATTATCGTTATATTAGACATAGAAATTTTAACAACAAACAAAGTTACTATGCAATTTGGATTTGGCGTTGGCCCTGATACTTCATGGATGAGGAAAGAGCTTACCGACATTGGAGTGGAAGAATTAAAAACTCCTGAAGATGTTGATCGAGCAATGAAAGAATACAATAAAGGAACCATGCTGATGGCTATCAATTCCGTATGTGGATGCGCTGCCGGTAATGCACGTCCCGGACTTGGAATTGCCCTGGAAAATACGGAAGAAAAACCGGATCATCTTGTAACAGTCTTTGCCGGACAGGATAAAGAAGCTACTGCTCGTGCCCGCGAGTATTTTAGCGAATATCCGCCATCTTCACCTGCATTTGCATTTTTTGTTGATGGAGAAATTAAAGCAATGATTCCGCGACACAGAATTGAAGGGCGAACCAAACAGGAAGTAGCCCAGGATTTAGAGATGGTATTTGAAGCTTTTATTAAAGAGAGACAAGAAAAAAGTTAAATTACAGATCTTATAGATACAGAAGAGCCTGTCAAATATTTTTGGCGGGCTTTTTTTGTTTTAAGAGAAATGGTATTGCGTAACAAGTATCTCAAAGTATGTAAGCACCCAATCTGCTCCATTTTAGGTGTCGTCCAGGTTGTTTCAAAGAAAACCCTGCAGGATAAATTTAAGCGAGTGCTAAATACGTGTAGTTAAAATATTTCCCGATAGCCACAATTGAATCTGCCTGTACTGGATATTGAAGTATCCCTGGTTTCGCTGAAGCAGGTAGTTATCAAAAGGAAAATACTCGTTCTTCATTTGTGGCCTTTCAAAGGTATAATTATACCGGGGATCGGTCCTGTCGTACGAGTACGACCAAACCATGGTATTCAAATAACGATCCACATACCATGGAGGGCCGAATAGAATATATATCATACCGAGGTCTGTCTTCCAGCCCTCTTTAAAATTGGTAAACTGCTTATTTGCTTGTTCAACCCGTTCATAATACAAGTTAATCACAGATTTTGCCTTGTTCATGTTTCCAATGTTGGAAAGCCAAAAACGGTCAATAGCCTCTTTTAAAGAATCCGGGTCTTCAATTTCCATCATCTCCTCATGATCATCTCTGTTCATCAAATATATCAGTGGATTTGCAAGTTCTCTTGGGCTTTGCAGGGTTGGGTAATTTTCACTTTTTATTGAGAAATCTCTCGCTTTATAGATCTCCTCACCACTATCTTTGGTGGTTTCAACCTCAAAACGGTAGGTACCTTTTTCAAGCTGTTCATACTTAAATTCAATTAATACACTTCCGGGATCATCCAATCGCCGTGTCGTGAAATCCACTTCCTCGGGATCTCTGATCTCTATTCCCTTGTAGGGAAGCGTGGAGGGGCTGTAATTATTGAAGTTCATAGGTCGTGCAGCAGTCGTATCTGTCTCGTATTTGAGCAGTCGCGACTGGATGGTAAGGGGGTCCTCTACGTTGTTATTTGTTACCTGGAACATAAACTTAAGGCTGTCTAATCCCGAAGAAGCCGTGTAAGTAGTAATAGGAAAAAAGTCGGGATTCTCAACTTCTTCAGGCGAGTGTTTTCCCATCAGGCGTATTGTGGTAAGGTTAATTTCGGGATTTTGAGGATCGGGTATATCTGCTTCGCTGGTTCTGCTGGAAGCTTTACCGGAGGATTGATCGAGAACAGTAACAGTTACTTCGAAACTTCCGGGCACAACTTCTATACGTTCCCGATGGCTGAAAACATCCTGGCTTTGATAACTTCCGTTATAACTTGATTCTACAGCAAAATCCTTTCGTAGATTTTTGGTAAAATCACCATCGTTTTGGAGAATTCTTATTTCGATTGAAACATTGGCAGATCGAACACCCTCTTCGTCCGTGGAATATATTAAACTGCCAAGTACTACATCCGTTGTTACATCGATGAGCGGTTCGTCGTCTTCACTCAGAATTCCAATAGACGACATGCGAACTTCGGGATATCCATCCTGGAAGCGAAAAGTAGATCCTCTTTCCACATCGGGATTTGTTGATCGTACACAACCTGACATGTAGAGTGCGAAGATCAGTATAGAAAGCAGGCTGTAGTTTTTTATAGTTGTGTTCATAAATGTGCGTTTATCTACAGTATTTTCGATCTTGTTTGCAAAAGGAGTATTTGCATTATTATAACAGTTTATCTGTGTGATAATTGCTTACCTTTCGTACTATTAATATTATCTATCCAAAAATTTTCTCAATAACAAACACATATTTATGTTAGGAAGTGCCCGACGCACAAAAATAGTTTGCACATTAGGTCCAAGTAGTAACACGTTCGAGGATATTGAAAAGCTTTATTTTGCGGGAATGAATGTTGTGCGAATCAATTTTTCCCACGGCTCACACGAAGATCATAAACGAACAATTGGGTATGTACGGGAAGTTGCACAAAAGCATGAGTATTCTATACCGGTTTTAATGGACCTGCAGGGGCCTAAAATTCGGGTGGGTACCATGAAAGACGGCGGACAGTTTGTGGAAAGTGGCTCACAGGTGAAGCTGACGACTGATGATATTGAGGGAACAAACGAAATTGTACCGATTGATTATCCAAATCTCGCAGAAGATGCCGTTGTTGGAAATCAGATTTTGATTGATGATGGACTTCTTGAACTTAAAATCGTTGAAAAAAAAGGGTCGGAGTTAGTAGCCGATGTTATTGTAGGGGGTGTTTTAAAATCACGAAAGGGAGTGAACCTGCCGGATGTTGAGATCTCGATGGGCTCACTTACTGAAAAAGATATTGAAGACCTGGAATTTGGCTTGGATGTAGGAGTAGATTATGTGGCGATGTCGTTCGTACGATCTGCCCGGGATGTACAGGATGTAATTTCCAGAATTCGGGCAAAGGGAAGTAACGCAGCAATTATTGCCAAAATTGAGAAGCCCGAGGCGGTAGAAGTGATTGATGAAATTATTGAAGAGTCTGATGGAATTATGGTGGCCCGCGGTGATTTGGGAATTGAAATTCCAAGTGAGCAGGTGCCTTTGGTTCAAAAGAAAATAATTGAAAGGTGCCGGATGGCCGGTAAACCGGTTATTACTGCTACTCAAATGCTCGATTCAATGATCAACAATCCACGTGCTACTCGTGCCGAAAGTTCGGATGTGGCAAATGCCGTGGTTGACGGTACAGACGCTGTGATGCTTTCGGGTGAAACGGCAGCCGGCAAGTATCCTGAAGAATCTGTCAGAACTATGGCAAAAATTATTAAATCGGTTGAGCAAAATGCATCATCCATCTATTACAGTTTGAAGTATCGCAAACCAGACTGGAAAGAGAAGCAGGTGATTGAATCGTTGGCGTTTTCATGCGTTACTATTGCCGATAATGTTGATGCCAAAGCTATCAGTACCATCACTCACTCCGGGAATACTGCAAGGCGGATCGCCAAATTCAGGCCAAAAGTACCGGTTGTGGCGTTTACGGAAAGCCAAATTGTACGCAGGCAATTGAATCTTGTATGGGGAGTAAGCTCTGTTCGGCTCGATGAAATTTTTGATACGGATATGAGTGTAAAAATGATGGAAGATTATCTGCTCGAAAATGGATTGGTGGAAAATAACGACCGTGTAATTATTGCTACAGGTATTCCGCTTGCCAAACGAGGGCGAACGAATATGATTAAAGTGAGCACCATTCAAGATCAATAAATACGCATGACGAATGTCCGGCGTTGATATATTGTGAGAAAATTAGTTCAAATAACTGTTTTAGTTTTTCTGCTTGCCGGCTGTGGCAGTCTGAAACAGGGTTGGAATAATTTTACCGCGTACTACAACACATTTTATAATGCCAAAAAGTTTTACAACAGCGGTTTAGAGAAGAACCGTAATCAGCAACCAGAAATTAACCCACTGGTACCAATCCGCATTCATCCATCACCCACCGACGCCGGATTGGAAGATTTTGAAAAAGCCATT from the Balneolaceae bacterium genome contains:
- the aspS gene encoding aspartate--tRNA ligase produces the protein MSWNRTHTCGELTIDNQGEEVVLNGWISTRRDLGGLIFIDLRDRYGITQIVFDETNKELHEMAEDLRSEYVIGVKGKVIERDEETINPDMSTGKIEVEVSNLIVYSEAETPPFEIKDGIATNEETRLKYRYLDIRRQEIQDKLMLRSDVAHTVRNFYHDKKFAEVETPVLMRSTPEGARDYLVPSRVNPGRFFALPQSPQTYKQLLMVSGMDRYFQIVKCFRDEDLRADRQPEFTQIDVEMSFVDEENIFKVHEELMAKLWKEHLDVEIETPFQRMPYEVALHTYGSDKPDLRFGLEINDISDDVKDCEFKIFKSIVKKGGHVVSITVPGEGNMGRGALDRLTERVQSQTGAAGMVFMKLQDGEINCSVGKFLDDETMKNMVETSGANDGDLVLILAGPSPDVFKQMGTLRLMVAKDFDLIRTDQTKFLWVTDFPLLEWSKEDLRYHSLHHPFTAPKPEDIELLDEDPAQVKSRAYDLVLNGNELGGGSIRIHDSELQQKVFNVLGIDDDEAEEKFGFLMDAFKYGAPPHGGIAFGLDRMIMLMAGAQSLRDVIAFPKNQRAQSLMDNSPGEVDEEQLRELHISLRNTVDK
- a CDS encoding DUF429 domain-containing protein, with product MKTAGIDGCAAGWILITFDEGDASYEVLRNDDDLEDAFHRFDRILIDMPIGLEDENYTRECDALLRKELGAEYASSVFSPPIRPALNAPSYVEANMQSYEFTEKKLTLQAWNITPKIKTVDQFLTDQPELQEKVFESHPELIFRNLNGGKIFQKKNTKKGLRHRLSLVSDREEIAKDFFRDIKEEFRRNEVDEDDIVDSMALALAAKQSVEKGLKTLPEEPEKDSSGLVKAIHYV
- the sthA gene encoding Si-specific NAD(P)(+) transhydrogenase encodes the protein MKYDYDVIIIGSGPAGFSCAMQSTKFDKKVLIVEANESNLGGSWINKGTVPSKALRAAAKLIQSFHSQFGDERGRKPYERFRMEDIMDYKRPILESKNKKVREDIVKNEVDTATGWGKIIDSNTVEVVKETGNKETYKGKNILISTGSRPSAPQNVNIDQAKVLDSGSILDITHIPRRLVIVGSGIIAFEYATIFAALGTRVSILSDLDEILPFLDQELKAALFKSIRKKNIQIFNNISIENISSNDLRTCDEVLFKTANDNRLQVVETDHVMYIGGKIPNTDNLGLDKLGVERDAEGYIKVDGQYRTNVSNIYAAGDVIGYPALASASFLQGRLASCEMFGDKAIAEMSDTSMPYGIYSIPEISGIGLTEQQAEELNIDVTVGRAYYSNLTRADLNHETEGVLKLVFRTDNLKLLGVHIYGEHATDMIHLGQSIMSQNGNIKYFIERVLNYPTYSEAYKIAAFNGLNRVHKAGVKYKKILDKS
- a CDS encoding superoxide dismutase, producing MAYELPELPYEHDALEPSIDKRTMEIHHGKHHQGYTNKVNTALEGHPFADLPIEEVLTRIEEVPENIRQAVINNGGGYANHKLFWTVLSPNGGGEPSGDLAEAINNKYDSFDKFKEKFSSTAAGQFGSGWGWLCVDDSGDLKVISTANQDSPYMHGLTPIFGVDVWEHAYYLHYQNRRPDYLSAIWDVVNWDQVEENYKNAK
- a CDS encoding BrxA/BrxB family bacilliredoxin, with product MQFGFGVGPDTSWMRKELTDIGVEELKTPEDVDRAMKEYNKGTMLMAINSVCGCAAGNARPGLGIALENTEEKPDHLVTVFAGQDKEATARAREYFSEYPPSSPAFAFFVDGEIKAMIPRHRIEGRTKQEVAQDLEMVFEAFIKERQEKS
- a CDS encoding GWxTD domain-containing protein; the encoded protein is MNTTIKNYSLLSILIFALYMSGCVRSTNPDVERGSTFRFQDGYPEVRMSSIGILSEDDEPLIDVTTDVVLGSLIYSTDEEGVRSANVSIEIRILQNDGDFTKNLRKDFAVESSYNGSYQSQDVFSHRERIEVVPGSFEVTVTVLDQSSGKASSRTSEADIPDPQNPEINLTTIRLMGKHSPEEVENPDFFPITTYTASSGLDSLKFMFQVTNNNVEDPLTIQSRLLKYETDTTAARPMNFNNYSPSTLPYKGIEIRDPEEVDFTTRRLDDPGSVLIEFKYEQLEKGTYRFEVETTKDSGEEIYKARDFSIKSENYPTLQSPRELANPLIYLMNRDDHEEMMEIEDPDSLKEAIDRFWLSNIGNMNKAKSVINLYYERVEQANKQFTNFKEGWKTDLGMIYILFGPPWYVDRYLNTMVWSYSYDRTDPRYNYTFERPQMKNEYFPFDNYLLQRNQGYFNIQYRQIQLWLSGNILTTRI
- the pyk gene encoding pyruvate kinase, encoding MLGSARRTKIVCTLGPSSNTFEDIEKLYFAGMNVVRINFSHGSHEDHKRTIGYVREVAQKHEYSIPVLMDLQGPKIRVGTMKDGGQFVESGSQVKLTTDDIEGTNEIVPIDYPNLAEDAVVGNQILIDDGLLELKIVEKKGSELVADVIVGGVLKSRKGVNLPDVEISMGSLTEKDIEDLEFGLDVGVDYVAMSFVRSARDVQDVISRIRAKGSNAAIIAKIEKPEAVEVIDEIIEESDGIMVARGDLGIEIPSEQVPLVQKKIIERCRMAGKPVITATQMLDSMINNPRATRAESSDVANAVVDGTDAVMLSGETAAGKYPEESVRTMAKIIKSVEQNASSIYYSLKYRKPDWKEKQVIESLAFSCVTIADNVDAKAISTITHSGNTARRIAKFRPKVPVVAFTESQIVRRQLNLVWGVSSVRLDEIFDTDMSVKMMEDYLLENGLVENNDRVIIATGIPLAKRGRTNMIKVSTIQDQ